A stretch of DNA from Parvularcula bermudensis HTCC2503:
CGACGGCAAAGAGTTCCCCGTCTACTCCCCCACCCACGGCAATGATGTCATCGACATCCGGGCCCTGGGCAAGGAAACCGGCAAGTTCACCTTCGACCCCGGTTATACGTCCACCGCCTCCTGCGAGAGCAAGATCACCTTTATCGATGGTGATGAAGGGATCCTCCTTTACCGCGGATTTCCCATCGACGAGCTGGCCGAGCAGTCGGATTTCATCGAAACCGCCTATTTGCTTTTGCACGGCGAATTGCCGTCCATGTCGGAGCTGAAAAACTTTCGGAGCAACATCACCTATCACACGATGGTGCATGAGCACTTCAAGGGCTTCATGGACGGGTTCCGCCGTGACGCCCACCCCATGGCCGTGATGTGCGGGGCCGTCGGTGCCCTCTCCGCTTTCTATCACGACTCAACCGATATATCGAACCCGGACCATCGGGAGATTTCCACCCACCGGATGATCGCCAAGATGCCGACCATCGCGGCGATGGCCTATAAGTACAATATCGGCCAACCGTTCATTCATCCTCTGAACGATCTTCACTATACAGAAAATTTCCTGCGCATGTGCTTTGCCGTGCCCGCGGAAGAATGGAAGATCAATAAGGTCTGTGCCGGAGCGCTCGATAAGATCTTCATCCTGCACATGGATCACGAGCAGAATGCCTCGACCTCGACGGTGCGCCTGGCCGGCAGCTCGGGGGCGAACCCCTTCGCCGCTATCGCGGCCGGGATCGCCTGCCTTTGGGGGCCGGCCCATGGCGGCGCCAACGAGGCCGCCCTCCGTATGCTGATGCAAATCGGGACTGTCGATAAGATCCCCGAATATATCGCGCGGGCGAAAGACAAGTCCGACCCCTTCCGGCTTATGGGCTTCGGCCACCGCGTCTATAAAAATTTCGACCCCCGCGCGAAGGTCATGAAAAAGGCCTGCCATGAGGTTCTCGAGGCCCTCGACATCAAGGACCCCCTGTTCGACGTGGCGAAAGAACTTGAGCGGATTGCCCTTGAGGACGAATATTTCGTC
This window harbors:
- a CDS encoding citrate synthase — protein: MKSTLNQTGTATLDGKEFPVYSPTHGNDVIDIRALGKETGKFTFDPGYTSTASCESKITFIDGDEGILLYRGFPIDELAEQSDFIETAYLLLHGELPSMSELKNFRSNITYHTMVHEHFKGFMDGFRRDAHPMAVMCGAVGALSAFYHDSTDISNPDHREISTHRMIAKMPTIAAMAYKYNIGQPFIHPLNDLHYTENFLRMCFAVPAEEWKINKVCAGALDKIFILHMDHEQNASTSTVRLAGSSGANPFAAIAAGIACLWGPAHGGANEAALRMLMQIGTVDKIPEYIARAKDKSDPFRLMGFGHRVYKNFDPRAKVMKKACHEVLEALDIKDPLFDVAKELERIALEDEYFVEKKLYPNIDFYSGITLRALGFPTEMFTALFALARTVGWIAQWSEMLEDPNQKIGRPRQIYTGAAKRSFVPLAQR